From the bacterium genome, the window CAATAAAGCCGCTGCAATAATCCGCGAGGGCGGTATTGCCGCGTTTCCGACGGAGACGGTCTACGGATTGGGCGCGAACGCGTTTGACGCGAAAGCCGTAAAAAAGATTTTTAAGGCGAAGGGGAGGCCGCAAGATAATCCGGTTATTGTGCATATCGTGGACAAGCGCGATTTGTCCCTTGTCGCGGCCTCCATTCCGCCTGTCGCAAAAAAACTTATCGCGAAATTTTGGCCGGGGCCGCTTACGCTTATTTTGCCGCGGAATAAAAATGTTCCGTCCATCGTGAGCGCGGGTTTGGATACGGTCGCGGTGCGGATGCCTGCCCATCAAATCGCGCGGGCATTAATAAAAAAAGCGGGAGTTCCGGTTGCGGCTCCTTCGGCAAACAAGTCCGGAAGGCCTAGCCCCACCGACGCGCATCATGTTACCCGCGATTTCGGCAAAACCTTGTTTATTCTGGATGGCGGAAGAACCAAAATCGGGCTTGAATCCACGGTGGTGGATTGCACGGTGTCACCGCCGGTTATTTTACGGCATGGCGGTGTCACATTTGAGGAATTGCGGCACGTCGTTCCTACGGTGCGTATATTGAAAAAAGGGGACGTCAACGCGCCCGCGAAATCGCCCGGAATGAAGTACCGACATTACGCGCCGAAGGCGCCACTGGTTATTGCGGAGGGGAG encodes:
- a CDS encoding L-threonylcarbamoyladenylate synthase — encoded protein: MPIVSATEKNINKAAAIIREGGIAAFPTETVYGLGANAFDAKAVKKIFKAKGRPQDNPVIVHIVDKRDLSLVAASIPPVAKKLIAKFWPGPLTLILPRNKNVPSIVSAGLDTVAVRMPAHQIARALIKKAGVPVAAPSANKSGRPSPTDAHHVTRDFGKTLFILDGGRTKIGLESTVVDCTVSPPVILRHGGVTFEELRHVVPTVRILKKGDVNAPAKSPGMKYRHYAPKAPLVIAEGSGAAMRKNIAQLIRSSKGKRVGILATEESLPYYMALGDRRIITLALGSRNNMRACARRLFAVLRKFDTLNVDLIITESFPEKGIGAAMMERLRRASAPPDSHY